CGTTGCGTTCAATAATGGGATTAGTTTGGGCAATGACGCTTTTGCCTGAGAATTCCTGGAACCAAAAACCAGGGTTTTCTGAAACCACAATGGTGGAGTTTTCGGGGTAGTTATCGCGGAGCCAGAGCCCTGCATCGTAGGCTTTGGGGTCAGTGGTGGAGTAGAAGGTGCCTGCCTCCAAGATTTTACCGTAAACCGTATCTGCACGCACCACCACAGCGGATGCCGCGATTACAATCAGGGCCACGGTGACTGCTTTAACCCAGTTTTTGCGGAAGCTTGCCCGGTGCTTCGCGTAGAATTCGGGAGCTTTTTGAATTAGGAATATAGCGGTGACCGCGGCGAAAATAGCCAGAGGTGGAGTTAGGTAGTAGATGAACCATTGGAAAGGTAAGAATAGCCCCACAAGGTAGGATTGGGCAAAAAAGAAGGGAACCACAAAGCTGCAGACCAGAACCAAAAAGAAAAGCATGCGCTTCGTTGCGCGAAGCGTCTTGTAGGCAAGGTAGAATCCGCCTATGGCAAGCAACAGAAGGAAACCGAAGTTAACCGTATAGGCATTGAGTGTGGTTGCGCCGATTTGGTAGGCGTAGGTTTTTTGGCTAAAGAAGAGGATGTAGACTAGTTCGCCAAGATAGCCAATCATGGCGTGGAAGTAATAGATGAAAAACGCGATGCCACCGCCAAAAATCAGTGCGATGATTACTTTGAGGGAGGCACCACGAGATTTAATGAGCATAAACAGCAGAATAGGCGGCAACATAAAGAAGGCGACAAACGTTGCCAACTGATGTGTCAACACAACCGAGAAAGCAAAAAAGAATGTAACCACAAGGTAACCGGTTTTCTCGACGGATAGTGGCAAATAAGTTAGTAGTAAAAGCAGGAAACCGATTCCTAAAACGGTGGTGCAGCCGCCCCATTGGTTGAGCTCAAAGATGGGAAAGCACATCAATAGAAGAATTGCGGCTGCGACGCCGACTTTTTTGGTGAAGAATTTGCTGGCCAACAGGTAAACTGACATGACCATAATCCAATTCACAATCACCGTGACAACTTTAACCATAAAGATGAACTGACCGATGTCGCTTGCTCCACTAAGAGAGATGAACATTGCTAAGACGATTTCATAGAGAGGCGGCGTCCAACTCACGGTCGAGAGGGGGATTTGTTGGGTGTTAAGAAATATTTGGGCTTTTTCAAGATGCACCGCGGGGTCGTTGCCTAAGACGACGCCGTTCATAGATATGACTATGTAGAAGATTGTTAAAACCACAACTGAGAAAACGGCAAAGAAGAGGACTTCTAGTTTTTTTGGTTTCGTTAGTCTATCCATCAAGGCGTCAGCGTTCACCCGTCTTGATTGAGGTTCCCCACGACCTGAAAGATGGCGACTTCGCTGTTAATAAATACAAGGTCAAATGCGGGGTCATGCAGAAACTTGGATGCCATTTCAGTCGGCATTTGTTGGTCGCCTTCAACGTGAAGGATAACGTAGGAAACGTTGTGATCTTGGAGCGAAATCTTGTAGTCAAAAGATTCAGCAAACCCTTCGGAGCTAACAACGTCACCGAAAGAATTCAAATTCGCGCTTATCAAGGGAACAAAATAGTCATTCATTGTTTGCTGGTCAGCGTAGTATTGGAGGCTGTCGGTAACGGAGTAGGCGGCTGCCTGTATCTGATACTGGAAGTGGACTTGGTTTTGCAAATTATATTCTAAATGCATCTTGTTGGAGTGCTCGGTTGGAGCAGTCACAGCCGGCTGGTTCTCGTTAAAGATGAGTTGCCCAAACGTTTTCACGCCTAAATCAATCAACCCAATGGTCTGTGAATCCGCGTAGGGTATTGTGATGCCTTTGCTTTCTACATCAATATCCAACCAATTCAACTCAACATTGGGCAGGGCAGTGTCTAGTGTTGCGGTCAAGTTGACGAAACGGACGCCACGGTAGATGGTGGTGTATTGAGTATAGTTGAAGTAGTCGTTGCCTCGGCGGACCACTATGAGGTTATAGTCAGGATCAACTTGGGGATACGAGGTCATATACATATCTCGCACCGTAAGTTGATCCAAAGAAGTCGAATACTGCACGCCATCCACACTGTATTTTATGATGTTTTGATTGCTGTCAAAGTTGAAGAAAGAGTAGGGGAAGTAGGTCCAGTTGAGGTTAGCTAAGATTTCAGGGTTATGCCGTGCGATGTAGCCGCCGTCTTCGCGTACCTGCACCAACCCGTTATCTACCAGATAATTTGTATCAAGAAGGTTGCTGGCGTTCTTAGCAAGCGGAAACTCCCGTGCAAGCGTCAAATACTGCGGGTCCACCGCGCTGAGAGTGGGACGCTGGGCAAACCCAGAGAGCCACCAACCGTAATGAGCATCCGAAACCAAAATGGCATCTGCGGGAGTGTTTTCCTTAAGCCACTGAATAGCTTCCCAGCCGGGTTCATCCATGAACTGATAGAAATTCTCAATCGTCCGACCTTGAATAGGGGTCATAAAAATAGGGATAACAAAAAAAGAGAACAATAGAAAGCTCAGTAGAAAGAGGCTGTAGACGGTTTTGTGGGTCGCATGTTTGGAGATCCATGCGGCTGTCTTGTCGGCGTTTTGTTTTGCTTTTTGGTTTTGTCTGTCAAGAGCACGATGCAGACTGGTAGGATAGGAAACCGGGGGGGTTGGCGCGGGGGTGGGTTTGGCTTGTTCTTTTTGACTCTGCAGCGTTCGGTAGGCGTCTACGGTTTTAGCGAAGAAATCTGCGCCATGATCAATGAGCATCGCGATAAATATCATAATGGGTAAAATGACGAAGTACAAGAAGCGGTTGTAGTCGATTATGAAACCAAACAGGTAGCCCTGTGTTAAAATGAGGGGTACCAATAGCCAGCTGCATAGCAGAAATGTTGGGAGGGTGAGGTATTTTCCTTGATATTTTTTTGAGAAGAGCAGAAACGCGGGGATGATTAAGAATAAGGGTAGCACTAATTCGAGGGGGAGGATTCTTGTGGAGAGGGTAGCGGCGTTGATTGCGTCTGTTCCAGCTGAGACGTTGAAGGTAGAGTTGTCCTTTAGATAGGCGGGTACCGCGCTTGCAATGAAAGGAGATACCAAGGCAATTCCGATAAAGACGGGAAGTAACCAGTAAACGCCGGTTTTTCGGGTGACGCCTAAGCTTTTAGGAGCAATAAAGATGGCGAGTACCGAGAGGAAGGTTACGCCCACAAAGATGGCTGCGCTCAAGGAGTGAGATAAAAATAATGAGGCCACCAAAAGCGAGGTGGATGCCAAAAAGGGCGTTGGGGAGAAGCGGTCCTTTTGGAGATACAAATAGAAAATTAGCGGAATAAGCAGCAGGGTTATGGCGTTGGGGTAGCCTCCCCAGAGCAGCATTTCGATGTCGAAGCGGGAAATCGCTACCAAAAACGCCACAATAAACGCTGCGGACTCATTCCATATTCTGCGGGTGATAAGGTAAGAGGCTAAAACGAGCAGAGAGGAGAATAGGGATACAGCGACTGCTTGAGCTATGTATTCGGGTAGCCCTGTCATGAAGATGATTGCTGCGGAAAAGATGTGGTATCCGGGGAAGGTTAAGGATAGTCCGCCGCCTATTTGGTAGAAGTTCCACAGAAAATTCGTGTTTCCAGAAGCTGTGATGGAGTAGATGACGCTGTTGTGTAGTCCAATGTCGGCGCCGGAGGGGAACCCATTCCAGAGCATAAAGAGTAAACGGTAAATGAAGGAGAAAACGAAAACTAACAGTAACAGAAGGGGCTTTCTTGTTAACTTTAGCATCCACTCTCTCCTAAGGAAATATGTCTTACTTATTGATTATTTGTGAGTCAAAGCTTAAATATGAATTTCGAGTATAAAAAGCCCAGAGTATCTAAAAAGGAAAAAAGGTGTTTAAATGTCGTGGCTTAAATCTATGATGGAAAAAGAGCCTCCAGAACCAGAGAATCCATTAGGCATAGTCGTTATCGGCAACATTGAACCAGACATGCATGACACAGCAAAAGAAGCAGTCCGCCGATCTCTAAAACGCGCAGGCTTCAAAACCATTGACGTCGGAAAAAGCGTTGCTCCCCAAGTATTCATTGACAAAATAAAAGAAAACAACGCAAACCTACTTGCACTCTCCGTCAACACAGTCCCAGCAAAGAACAACTTAGCAAAACTTGACGAACTCTTGAAGGCAAACGGCCTCAAAGAGAAAGTCGGCATCATCATGGGCGGCGCAGCAGTCAAGAAAGAAGACGCAGACGCACTTGGCGCAATCTTTGGCAAAAACAAAGAAGAAGCTCCAGAACTAGCAAAGAAAGCTCTTAAGAAATAATCCATCAGATGTGGAAAAATGTCCTTTAAATTCCAAACCCAACAAAACATCTATGAGATTGGTAAAGCAAAAATTGGCGGTCAACCAGGAGAAAATCCAACTTTCCTGATTGGTTCCATCTTTTGGCTAGGCCAAAAAATGGTCCAAGACGCAAACAAAGGCATTTTTGATGCAAAAGCTGCCGAAGAAATTATTAACAGATGCCAAACTCAAAGCGACATAACCGGTGTACCATTCGCTCTGGACATTGTCGCAACAACCGAAACAGCATTCGAAAAATACATTGATTTCGTACCGAAACACACTGAAGCACCACTCATGCTTGACGCAATGAGTCCCAGAACTCGTATGGCAGCAGCGAATCTCGCAAAGAAGATGGGCCTCGCAGACAGGTGCCTCTACAACTCTGTCTATAAAGGCGTCACCGATGCTGAACTCGCTAACCTCAAAGAAAGCGGCATCAAAATGTCCATCGTGCTAGCTGATGACCCCAAAGATACCACCTTAGAAGGCAAGATGAATGTTATCGTTGAAGCGTTAGCATTAGCCGAAAAAGGCGGCATCACCAAACCACTGATCGACACAGCCATTCCCGCATTCGAACCAGACATGGGAACCTCTGTGCGCACCATACCAGTCATGAAAGAAAAGTATGGTCACCCTGTAGGCTTAGGCAGCGGCAACGTTGTCACAACCATGGGTTGGGTCAAAGCAAACGTCGCAAAAGAATTCCGCAAGGGACCCGTCTGTGCAACCAACACCATCATGCAAATGGCCGGCGCAAACTGGCTCATGATTGGTCCAGCTGAACAAGCAGAATGGGTATTCCCAGCAGTCGCAGTCAC
The DNA window shown above is from Candidatus Bathyarchaeota archaeon and carries:
- a CDS encoding glycosyltransferase family 39 protein, whose protein sequence is MDRLTKPKKLEVLFFAVFSVVVLTIFYIVISMNGVVLGNDPAVHLEKAQIFLNTQQIPLSTVSWTPPLYEIVLAMFISLSGASDIGQFIFMVKVVTVIVNWIMVMSVYLLASKFFTKKVGVAAAILLLMCFPIFELNQWGGCTTVLGIGFLLLLLTYLPLSVEKTGYLVVTFFFAFSVVLTHQLATFVAFFMLPPILLFMLIKSRGASLKVIIALIFGGGIAFFIYYFHAMIGYLGELVYILFFSQKTYAYQIGATTLNAYTVNFGFLLLLAIGGFYLAYKTLRATKRMLFFLVLVCSFVVPFFFAQSYLVGLFLPFQWFIYYLTPPLAIFAAVTAIFLIQKAPEFYAKHRASFRKNWVKAVTVALIVIAASAVVVRADTVYGKILEAGTFYSTTDPKAYDAGLWLRDNYPENSTIVVSENPGFWFQEFSGKSVIAQTNPIIERNEVAESVLSLSYEIEHPQTMLSAYEAKGDISQEIFVPLDMVWNQVAYTSRSGDFLNYTQQGTVNKVTLNHMAMHINLQNQTDPKQIQFIYTNDNITLTKTVRFQNTSYPLDVSWAITPLQSDITDVTLYLSTFFDLQWKFDSVEIPGLLDWVNPWDAPEPLQSQGPDWITVNFVDAHLTNHYLGLYDDTNDVAYAYNFTDLPSWGNIGSLLNRQIDAVRFQYQYNSIGVNQTATSSYEVLALAKNSYPTLTRENLEGIFSLQVPPFSVETRDFRDYMSGRNVGFIVYDKNQLDTKMINNRLLQLIYSNDRYAIFKIANQT
- a CDS encoding cobalamin-dependent protein (Presence of a B(12) (cobalamin)-binding domain implies dependence on cobalamin itself, in one of its several forms, or in some unusual lineages, dependence on a cobalamin-like analog.), yielding MSWLKSMMEKEPPEPENPLGIVVIGNIEPDMHDTAKEAVRRSLKRAGFKTIDVGKSVAPQVFIDKIKENNANLLALSVNTVPAKNNLAKLDELLKANGLKEKVGIIMGGAAVKKEDADALGAIFGKNKEEAPELAKKALKK
- a CDS encoding tetrahydromethanopterin S-methyltransferase subunit H (Part of a complex that catalyzes the formation of methyl-coenzyme M and tetrahydromethanopterin from coenzyme M and methyl-tetrahydromethanopterin. This is an energy-conserving, sodium-ion translocating step. MtrH catalyzes the transfer of the methyl group from methyl-tetrahydromethanopterin to the corrinoid prosthetic group of mtrA), which encodes MSFKFQTQQNIYEIGKAKIGGQPGENPTFLIGSIFWLGQKMVQDANKGIFDAKAAEEIINRCQTQSDITGVPFALDIVATTETAFEKYIDFVPKHTEAPLMLDAMSPRTRMAAANLAKKMGLADRCLYNSVYKGVTDAELANLKESGIKMSIVLADDPKDTTLEGKMNVIVEALALAEKGGITKPLIDTAIPAFEPDMGTSVRTIPVMKEKYGHPVGLGSGNVVTTMGWVKANVAKEFRKGPVCATNTIMQMAGANWLMIGPAEQAEWVFPAVAVTDTYIASAAADLGTRPLEETHPIYKMFM